Part of the Primulina huaijiensis isolate GDHJ02 chromosome 15, ASM1229523v2, whole genome shotgun sequence genome is shown below.
gtatgacatagtaccacaattttgtgggtagggagtgaacccaaataaatgttttgattggggatttttcaccaacttccccatgTTTCTACCAgtcacttttttttaaaaaaaaaaaaaaaaaatagaatttcatttcctttttgcttgttttatttatttcagtttttttcttattgttttAACAATTCCATATTTCtattatttcaataattttgactaaaattatttttttacattttcatataatttataaCTTTTTGCGCATATTTTATCAagtgtttaaatattattagtttcatttttttttaattttattatcatcttCATTAATTATTCATGAATATATTTTACCACTTTAATTATTAGATATGttattacttatttttttttatttatttaaaattaatcgtatatgggaaaaaaaaatatgacaatGCTTATTAATGTTCTTTTCAATCGACAATTTATCTATGATATATTCCCTTGATAACTTACACTAATTGTGTATTgtcatcaatatttttttaatgacaaTAGAACCTGCAACCTCTATATTTCAATTTGGGAGATTGGGAGAAGAAAAACAACCAGTTAAACAGACGACACATAAATATATAGAAGTTCATTTTTTGGGAAAGGGATcaccaaaaatcataaacaagAGTGGGAGAGTAGAAAAAAGAAAGGCGTGAGAGAAATAGGAGATAGGCTATAAAGAAAAACCAAAGTCTGTAAATTCTTTCCTTCGATATATTCTGCAAACTCATTTGATCTTGATTAATAAAGAAGGTACTGCTCTCCCGTTTTTTGAAAATCATATACGATCGAACCACTTAAATTTCTGTGTTATTTAGTAAAGAGCTAGAGTTAGTTTTAGATTTGGTAAGATGGTCCAGGTTCATTGGTTATAGTCTTGGACGTTGGTTTGCTCTGGTTCATTAAATTAAAGTTGCAATTTCAGATTcttgtattttatatatatatatcgtgtAACAATtgtaacataaaataaatagttaAATTACATCGTATATAATTATTTACTTCAATTTAataatgtttgagataatttattgattaaaaatgaaataagaGGTATAAGGGaatgataaaaacaaaataaaagtaaCAATAACGTTGAAATGTATTATATCAGATAATGTGACGaatgattgattttattttgagaGAAACATTTTTTTTGGGGGTACTAACAAACTTTGTCTACTGTATATTGAAAGTACTATTGATCATAAACGgacatgaaataaattataGTGTGTGTATCACATGTTAGTGTTGTGCTCTGGTATTGTCAATACCAGTACACAACATGCAGCAGAAATCGATTAGAATAAACTTTGTCTAATGTATATAAGTTTGGCATAGTCTTATTTCTCATGTTTATTGGATAAATTTAAACGATGATGCAATATGACTACCTTGAcaccattattattattatatataatatatatattattcaaaaaaatttattttctcaatttaGACTAGAAAGTCCACGAGAAAATGCGATTTTGGGTGGCAAGTAGGTGGTCCAAACATGATCGCTATCAGTGACTGTTCTTTGTAAGTCAAGAAAGTTTGTTTGGCCACcagaaaatagatatttcaattaaaaaaaacacgctTAATTGTCACCAGAACGCGTTTTTCGGGCTCCAATCTCGAAATTTTTCTAGGatatacataaattttcaattcaaagaaaaagagaagaaaatatttgggtaataaaaaaaaaaaagcaaaattaAGAGTTGTTAAATTTCGTGTCCACCCGACGgacttcaaatttaattttcttcacaaaaacttcaaattacaaacaagaagaaaaaaaacaaaaaatcctCAAGAATCTTGAATATCTATGGACGTGCATTTGGAATTGGGAGAATTCCTGCAAACGGGGCACGAAGCTTTTAACCTCAGCCATTGATCTACACAATCTGCATGAAAGGAATGCTGACACTCTGGTATACTTCTCAGTGTGTCCTTAGGCTTGTACTCGGATAAGCAAATTGAGCAAATGCTGTCGTTGGGGTTAGGCAAACGTCGGCTCTCCCCTAAGATCGTTTTAGGGTATGATTGAATGGTCGAACTGTCAAGCCCACCCGTGGTGATTAGAATTTGTGGCGCTACAGCAGCAGAGCTGGCAGAGTCTACAATCGGCAGGTGCCGCCTGGTGAAGCGCTTCACCTTGCTGCAAAGGCAGCACAGAAATCCCACTAGGAAAAGGAGTGCAGGCACGCCGGCCCCAGCAATTATAGCGTAACGCGCACCTCTTGGAAGTCCtgggaaaattatatttgtaaATCAATTAGGTTCTGATCATAAGCCAGCTGTTTCGAGGCTccgaaaattaatatttaactcTTTTGGTATTCACATCTTCTTGTTTACAGATCTATATTTGAACTAATTAACGTAAATAAGAAGTTATTCAAGCATCTAATTCTTGATTTTCCTGAGGTAAAGGTAAAGCTAAACAATATCTGGCCAAGGCGTTGAAAATAAGAAAGCTCCATTCAAACCAAAAGAAATGCAACCATTTTCACATCATAAATTCTTGACTTCCTAttattatttcttaaaaaaaaaatctatccactgtgagagagagagagagagagagagacaaCACGGACAATCCGgtatatttattagaaaataatttgcaaatcaatatcagcagAGAACAAGTGCTTCTTTTTTACATCAAGTCCCCGCTTTATACggctaattaattaaatgaagtTCTCATCTCCTATGTTGACTCGGCCAAATTAATCTCAAATATAATAGTCATTACGTTGGTTTATCATATTAATTTAGATTAATCAGTCATTTAAATTCACGATAAAAAATATACTATGTTGATTGAGCANTGTATTTTGTGAGAGTATCACATGTCTATATTTGTTAGAAGATTGAGACATACTtaacatgaaaattaatattttgaaataaaaagtaataaaaagaagaaaagaaaccatatatgaaatattaaatctatattttatttatttacacattaATTATGTTGCGGGTTGTGAAATTCCAATATTGTTCTTTGTAATAAATTACTTAATTGTTGACCAAGTCTACAGCTTGTTAGCGTGTCGATTTTGATTACCAACAATGTGTAGAGTTcgagtttatttttttatataacttGAATTCATTTATTCTCTATCTATACTTTAATAGTTAATTTTACATATTTTGGAGAATCATGTATAAATTTGCGGtatttgaagaaaataattATCCCTAGCCCGCTCCACCCAGCCACAATTTGGGCtataaatacaaataattaataagtaagAATTTTTTGAAATACCCATAAAAGGAATATAGAAGAATAAAATAacgttaattttaatttaatatattttttccctGAAATTTATGTTGAATTTAATATCGAGTAAACTTAAACAAAAAAGCTGACCCGAATAAATAACACCTTGACTTTGTGGTTCGTGGGGTGCAATAATTACAGGCACACCGCCGTTTTATAGTCATTAATTGTGCTTCTCACCTGTTTTTTGATCTTATTATAAATTCACtgcttttaatatatatttacttacgATTTTTAACTGAAAGTTATGTTCATAATATGTCTTAGATTACCTTTGGttctttcttaatttttttgaattttttcaaataattgtattttttaaattttaatgtctaatatttttttaaataagaagtttttttttataattttttatttttttaataaacaaactTTTATATATGAAGGAAAAATGTTAAGGTAAATAAGTTACCGCGGCGAGAAACATGACTGCATTCAGTATCCGAACTGGAGTTGGTCTTCAGCCCACACCGTCCACCTCTGGACTCGCACCGCCAGCACTGCGGGGTGCCCCAACTGAGCAAGATATCTTCACTAAGATCCGACGTCGCCACTGGTTCAGAAAACGTCCACTGAACCGGTACAGCCACCGAAGATATCAGGTTGCACCTTGATGCCAAGAATGAAATAGTTCTCACAGAAGACGAGGCGAAAACCGTGTAACTCTGACCGCTCAAACATCCAATAGGGTTGAGCTTATACTTGGTGTAATCGAACGTGCAATTAAAGAAGGCGAAATTCTGATAGAAATAGCCAGAAAACGGCGACCCGGAAAGGTTCAATGTAAGGAGGCGTTTGGGGAGGCAGCTGTCGGGATCGTTGAGCCATATGTGTTGCATTTGGTAGTCTATACCTTGGACTGTGAATTGGCCTGAGTTTGGGAGCTCGAGAACTGTTTGATTTGATACGTCGCATGAAAGATTGAAGCCAGGGTAGCCGCATGATTTGTGTTGAAGGTTTTGGAGCTGGAACGGGAACCGGATCATGGGTTCTCCGATACGGCAGGAGGAATCAGAACAGAGTTGAGCAAATGAATATTCGACGAATAGAAATTTGAAGAGAAAGAAGAGGAGGGCTTTGGTGGCGTCCATGGGAGCTGGTAGAAGCTAGCTTTTCAACTCGTAAATACAGAGAAAACGGGGCTATGTATCACTaccaatttaaaatataatgttcAATAAATATATAGATAGTCATTCTTCATCATCCcatatttaatatcaaataattttaaatatattttcaaactaTTAAAATAAGAGTAGGTATATTGTCATATACTCACGAAGAGATATATTGATTTGATCCATATTTacgatgaaaataataattttgaaaaaaataatattatttaatgaatcGGGTTAGGCCAAAGACTCGttttataaaattgagaaatgaaaccgtctcataatagtttttttaaaacaaatatacttaattatttttaaataatattaaaataactaTTCTaaaatagagtaggtctcttgtgagacggtctcacgaatctttattagtgagacgggtcaaccataccgaattcacaataaaaagtaatactctgagcataaaaaataatattttttcatggatgaccaaataagagatccgtatcacaaaatacaacacgtgagaccgtctcacacaaatttttgcctctaaaatataaggtctaaaagtctaaaacaaacaaacaaaagagTTATTACGACCACCCTAGCTCTTCATCCTGCCCCTTTTGACCGACATGAAGGCGAAATTAATAGGCTTCTTTTGATTATTTAGCAACGATTAATAGCGCATAACTTTAAGTTAAGAGATAGGACGAagatattaaaagaaaattaatttttatttatatatgtctattaatttttatttttaaaaataagggaTTAAAAATGGAGTCACTAATAGTTTATATGTTGAATATGGTTAATAGGAGTCATTATTAATgttcatttttatatataaaaaatagatTTATTAATAGGttcatttatattaaaaaatatataaattctgAATCACttcaatattatttaaatgttatttagatttattttgatatatagTAGATTTGAAGTCGACTAATAATCCAAGTAGTGCAACAAGTATTATTTTAATGGTTATTACATCCTGCTAAGTACAAGTTTTTATTTGGAAATCATAGTATATGCTTTTTTGTTTTAGTAAGtttttgtgatacggtctcacatatttttatctataagacgagtcaactctacccatattcacaataataagtaatatttttaatataaaaaataataattttcacgagtgatttaaataaaatatttgtctcaAACAATCGTTTCACATAAATATTTatgttcttgttttctttttatttttgttttcttgtcatttattttttaatctacaagtacaaatttaaaattatgaaatttagcTATTGACATAATGACTTGAAACCAAGTCAAACGCATCTCTtaacagtttttaaaattaacataCTGTACACGGTCATTCAGAGCTTTTAAcggtttaattaatttaattaaggtaaaataataattttaattcagtatgttttgatatttgatatttttagtcatatattttaataatcaattttagtctttttcatCTAAATTGTGTAATTAAATAACTCATATaatgttgaatttttataacTACGCGGTTAAAAAAATCTCCAGTAACATACACGCGTGTTTAAcaacataattataaaaaataacaacgaaattaatcttttaattacatgagTTTGATGAAAATAGACTAAAATTGATACCAATTTATCTTCAATCGCGATCTTTTGGCTCAACTTTATCCAAGTTTTGCCGATATAGCTACaagattataattgattaaacaaaaaatacataattaaaaatatcacaTTTCAATACATATATTACTGAAATCGACATTTTACCTTGGTAAGTTACCAATGATAGCGGCAAACAAGATTTTGGTTTTTGGAAAATTACAATCACGTGCAGTGTACCATTTTTAGAAATACAAGCAGGTATATTATTTAAAAGccgggaaaaaaaaatcattatctacttgaatttaataaattttgttttaagaaaattattactaagttgtaaaataatttaattgttataaataaatttgtagaaaatattattttcacagTTGAGTTTATACTTTAGAACTTTAGAGTTGATGAAttagatataaattttatatttagtcCAGGAATTACGCTATATGAAGTCTAATATAGATTATTTGGTTTAGAAGCTGCCAAAACGGGTCATGTAAGTTGGGTCGTCATGTCTCgtcatataaaatattatggGTGAACTGAGTTAACAATTTCCCGATACGCAAAATAGCAGCAAGTTAGCTCTAAGAGTACGAGTTAGTCAAACTACTTGTGACCAACTCGGTTAAAACTCGACTCAAGCTCGAGTTGAGTCTGAGTAGCTCAAATTTTATTTCGAGTTGAGTTTTGAGCTTTTTGAACTCTAGTAGCTCGATATATATACGAGTCATGGTCGAGCTTTGAGTAATTAATCGATCAAGCTCGAGtatacaaaatttaaatcaaatcaaactcaAATAATATGATACTCGAGATCGACTCGTTATTTGCAGCTCTAATTAGTTCTTCTTACTAGCccattatgatattttttctcACAATTTTATCATCTTAGGTGccataaatattttgtttcgAAAAACAATTTGAAcagtaaatttaaaatttaatcgaATCTGTCCCATTTAtgttgaaaaaaatatcaaaacatcGACGACCAAATGCAGAAGAGCAATAAATGCTTATCCCTTCTTAGATAAACTAGTGAATCTCAACAtcaaacttaattaattaattccaaAATATCTATCACAAATCTACTCTAAgttacaaaaagaaaaaaaaatcaataatttgatAATACAATATGTGAGTAATAATATCTGAAATCTCAATGGAAAGGGACCATAAATGGCCTTAATTCTAGGGACGGCAACAGGTCTCGATTGGGGTGAGTTTGGCCAAACCAAGACTCGCCTCACCTTCTTTCAGATCTGCTCCGTGACCGTGACCGGTTCAATCCGGGTTGGACCTTTTAGAACTTtcgataataaataattttatatttattcaataaaaaatttaaaaattaaaaaa
Proteins encoded:
- the LOC140958537 gene encoding putative RING-H2 finger protein ATL21B; amino-acid sequence: MDATKALLFFLFKFLFVEYSFAQLCSDSSCRIGEPMIRFPFQLQNLQHKSCGYPGFNLSCDVSNQTVLELPNSGQFTVQGIDYQMQHIWLNDPDSCLPKRLLTLNLSGSPFSGYFYQNFAFFNCTFDYTKYKLNPIGCLSGQSYTVFASSSVRTISFLASRCNLISSVAVPVQWTFSEPVATSDLSEDILLSWGTPQCWRCESRGGRCGLKTNSSSDTECSHVSRRGLPRGARYAIIAGAGVPALLFLVGFLCCLCSKVKRFTRRHLPIVDSASSAAVAPQILITTGGLDSSTIQSYPKTILGESRRLPNPNDSICSICLSEYKPKDTLRSIPECQHSFHADCVDQWLRLKASCPVCRNSPNSKCTSIDIQDS